In Sphaeramia orbicularis chromosome 12, fSphaOr1.1, whole genome shotgun sequence, the following proteins share a genomic window:
- the purg gene encoding purine-rich element-binding protein gamma, whose amino-acid sequence MMADGCCRMDRGRGKAAAEPAHRPTYAPAAQQYVQTQSQSQSQSQANDIQELASKRVDIQKKRFYLDVKQSVRGRFLKIAEVWIGRGRHDNIRKSKLTLSMAMAPALRYCLGDFIDYYARIGLRGGGVGGVGLAPEEHGGGGGGNNGQGRAHEPRRRAAHEQQQQQPHAPPSPTGSAASDDHAHRVLKSEFIERDNRKYFLDLKENQRGRFLRIRQTVSKGHGTMGYYGQGIEQTIVLPAQGLIEFRDALSQLIEDYGDEDGDEQRGRGLGNRNHDDSPELPEAASFRVDNKRFYFDVGSNRYGVFLKISEVRQPYRNTITVPLKAWARFGENFIRYEEEMRRIFSCHKEKRTDGRQDSDEHED is encoded by the coding sequence ATGATGGCTGATGGATGCTGCAGGATGGACAGAGGCAGGGGGAAGGCTGCAGCGGAGCCCGCACACAGACCCACATACGCTCCTGCTGCTCAGCAGTATGTGCAgacccagagccagagccagagccagagccaggcCAATGACATCCAGGAGCTAGCCTCCAAACGCGTCGACATCCAGAAGAAACGCTTCTACCTGGACGTGAAGCAGAGCGTGCGCGGACGCTTCCTGAAAATCGCCGAGGTGTGGATCGGCCGCGGGCGCCATGATAACATCAGGAAGAGTAAGCTGACCCTGTCCATGGCCATGGCGCCGGCGCTCCGCTACTGCCTGGGGGACTTCATAGACTACTACGCCCGGATCGGACTGcggggcgggggggtggggggggtgggccTCGCGCCCGAAGAgcacggcggcggcggcggcggcaacAACGGCCAGGGCCGCGCGCACGAGCCCCGCAGGAGAGCGGCGcacgagcagcagcagcagcagccgcacGCGCCGCCGTCTCCCACCGGCTCTGCGGCGTCCGACGACCACGCGCACCGGGTCCTCAAGAGCGAATTCATCGAGAGAGACAACCGAAAGTACTTCCTGGACCTGAAGGAGAACCAGAGGGGCCGGTTCCTGCGCATCCGGCAGACCGTCAGTAAAGGCCACGGCACCATGGGCTACTACGGACAGGGCATCGAACAGACCATCGTCCTGCCCGCGCAGGGGCTCATCGAGTTCCGGGACGCGCTGTCCCAGCTCATAGAAGACTACGGAGACGAGGACGGGGACGAGCAGCGGGGCCGAGGACTGGGCAACCGGAACCACGACGACAGCCCCGAGCTCCCGGAGGCGGCGTCCTTCCGCGTGGACAACAAGAGGTTTTACTTTGACGTGGGCTCGAACCGGTACGGTGTGTTTTTAAAGATTAGCGAAGTACGGCAGCCTTACCGGAACACCATCACGGTGCCGCTCAAAGCCTGGGCCCGGTTCGGAGAGAACTTCATCAGGTACGAGGAGGAGATGAGGCGGATCTTCAGCTGTCACAAAGAGAAGAGGACAGACGGACGGCAGGACAGCGACGAGCACGAGGACTGA